A window of the Chloroflexota bacterium genome harbors these coding sequences:
- a CDS encoding MFS transporter, whose protein sequence is GGFFALISPAVAEFFGTRSHGLILGIVIFSGTVGGSIGPLVTGHIFDTTASYRAAFILLLSLAIAGFILVLSSGSPERKAMSRT, encoded by the coding sequence ACGGAGGTTTTTTTGCGCTTATATCACCAGCAGTGGCGGAGTTTTTCGGAACCCGTTCCCATGGATTAATCCTGGGCATTGTTATATTCAGTGGTACGGTGGGAGGTTCTATCGGTCCACTTGTGACTGGACATATTTTTGATACAACAGCCAGCTACCGGGCAGCTTTTATATTGTTACTCTCGCTGGCAATCGCAGGGTTCATATTGGTTCTATCGTCGGGTTCACCAGAACGGAAAGCGATGAGCCGGACATAA